CCCTCCATCTGCGCCAGCCTATGCTGGAACGCGGCGACGGTCGGATTGGTGAAGCGGGAATAGGTGTAGCCGTCGATCTCGCCCAGGAACATCGCCGCCGCCTGCGCGGCCGATTCGTAGGTGAAGCTGGACGTCAGGAACAGGCCCTGGCTGTGCTCGTTGAACTGGCTGGTTTCCAACCCGGCCCGGATGGCCAGGGTTTCAGGGTGCAGCGGAAGATGCGGCGCGTCGGATGCCATGATGATTCTCTCTTTCTTTCTCGTCCGCCCTCGGGCGGACCGCATCCCGACATCTTGCCTGAAAACGCCGCGTTTACTAAATGCCGTCAAGCCATATGCAACAACGCGCCGCGCTATTTGCCCAGGCGACCCAGCCGCGGCGCCTGGACGAGCGTCACCAAGCCTAGCCCAGCTCCTCCGGCAGCTGTAATTGCAGCTTGGTCTGCAGCAGCAGGTCCAGCGACAGATGGCCGCCGGCCTGCTGCAGCGCGATCAGCTCGTCGCGGTGCGCGCCGGCCAGCCGCGCCACCAGCTCCTCGCCCTTGGGCTGCAGATGCACTTCCACGCAGCGCCTGTCCTCGCGCCCCGGCTGGCGCCGCACCAGCATTTGCCCCTCGCAGCGGCTGACCAGCCCCACCACGCTGTGATGATGGGACTGCAGCCGCTCCGCCAGTTCCGCCACCGTCGCCCAGCTGCGGCCCGGATAGCCTTTCAATTGCAGCAGCAGCAGGTACTGCAGCGGGGTGATGCCGTTATCCTGCGCCAGGTCCTCGCTGAACCGCAAAAAGCGGCGCAGCCGGTAGCGGAAATCCGCCAGCCGTTCAAAATCTTCCTTGTTCAAACTCATGCCATCGCTTCTATGCGGTGTATCCTGCGCCGCAGTCTAACGCATCGCCGGCCAAT
This genomic window from Chromobacterium violaceum ATCC 12472 contains:
- a CDS encoding MarR family transcriptional regulator; the encoded protein is MSLNKEDFERLADFRYRLRRFLRFSEDLAQDNGITPLQYLLLLQLKGYPGRSWATVAELAERLQSHHHSVVGLVSRCEGQMLVRRQPGREDRRCVEVHLQPKGEELVARLAGAHRDELIALQQAGGHLSLDLLLQTKLQLQLPEELG